In the Leptospiraceae bacterium genome, one interval contains:
- a CDS encoding arylesterase, protein MFQKFILKFFSLFVIILFVGCSSQIVEKPLKECKRIHGSPGPEDIIIHRPSKKLYISSHNRRNFEETGKIFFIDLNKESKDWKTLPIEGNYPKKFRPHGISLVEKDGKLILYVISHAMEENKKNTIEVFEIIGDKIKHLKTYSDPSLTSPNDLIALPDGRIFVSNDHGTGGKFRNLFDDAFKLKRSKIAFFDNEKWNDLGEGVAFGNGIYYRVEDGKEIIYRAVFMSGTILKYQLVKTEKSYDLKMISEIHIQSGVDNIEPDENGNLYVAAHPSTWKFLQHAKNKENFSPSEVYKISKDLKFTKIYANSGKEISAASTAIPFENKLIISQVFEDFLLVCDLDN, encoded by the coding sequence ATGTTTCAAAAATTTATACTAAAATTTTTTAGCCTTTTTGTAATTATTTTATTTGTGGGGTGCTCTTCACAAATTGTAGAGAAACCTTTAAAAGAGTGCAAAAGAATTCATGGATCACCCGGCCCTGAAGATATAATTATTCACAGACCTTCAAAAAAACTATATATATCGAGTCACAATAGAAGAAACTTTGAAGAAACAGGAAAAATATTTTTCATTGATTTGAATAAGGAATCGAAAGATTGGAAAACTCTCCCTATTGAAGGGAATTATCCAAAAAAATTCAGACCTCACGGAATCAGTTTAGTAGAGAAAGACGGGAAGTTAATCTTGTATGTAATCTCTCATGCAATGGAAGAAAACAAGAAGAATACGATCGAAGTATTTGAAATTATCGGCGATAAAATAAAACATTTAAAAACCTATAGCGATCCAAGTCTGACTTCACCGAATGATTTGATTGCACTTCCTGACGGAAGAATTTTTGTATCTAATGATCACGGTACCGGCGGCAAGTTCAGGAATCTTTTTGATGACGCTTTTAAATTAAAGAGATCGAAGATTGCTTTCTTTGACAACGAGAAATGGAATGATTTAGGAGAAGGCGTTGCATTTGGAAACGGAATTTATTATAGAGTAGAAGACGGGAAAGAAATAATTTACCGAGCCGTTTTTATGTCCGGCACAATTTTAAAATATCAATTAGTTAAAACTGAAAAAAGTTATGACTTAAAAATGATTTCAGAAATTCATATTCAAAGCGGAGTGGATAATATCGAACCGGATGAGAACGGAAATCTATATGTTGCAGCCCACCCATCTACATGGAAATTTTTACAACATGCAAAAAATAAAGAAAACTTTTCTCCCTCTGAAGTTTACAAGATTTCCAAGGATTTAAAATTTACAAAAATATACGCAAACTCAGGAAAAGAAATATCGGCTGCAAGCACAGCGATTCCTTTTGAGAATAAGCTAATCATCAGCCAAGTATTTGAAGACTTTCTTTTAGTTTGCGATCTGGATAATTGA
- a CDS encoding acyl-CoA dehydrogenase family protein encodes MNSNESSKIGLFQPTEAHKELRENISKFAKRELDSQAKSFDESEGFNVSVFQRLGSELGLFGITIPEKDGGLGLDAVAAVIIHEEMSKYDPGFTLSYLAHEVLFVNNFYYSSNEKQRAKYLDKVLSGEWIAGMGMTEPGAGTDVLGMSTMAEKKGKHYIVNGTKQFITNGTTGKVFLVYCKLSKTSRRTTSFIVESSFKGFKVGNKEEKMGMRGSPTSQLIFEDMEVPEENLVGEENGAIGHMMRNLEIERVTLAAQSLGIAKRSIDIMCEYSIRHREAFEKKLIEFGQVQRLIAESYSDYSAARALVYQVASEIHPENRNSLGAASAKLVATQMGERVSRNAIQVLGGYGYCREYPVERLHRDAILLSIGGGTNEAMQKNIANDLKAIYGG; translated from the coding sequence ATGAATTCTAATGAATCATCAAAAATAGGACTTTTTCAACCAACTGAAGCGCATAAAGAACTTAGAGAGAATATTTCAAAATTTGCTAAAAGAGAGTTAGACTCTCAAGCAAAAAGTTTTGATGAATCCGAAGGGTTTAACGTATCTGTTTTTCAGAGACTTGGATCTGAATTGGGGCTTTTTGGAATTACAATTCCCGAAAAAGACGGAGGACTTGGTTTAGATGCGGTAGCAGCAGTTATTATCCATGAAGAAATGTCAAAGTACGATCCCGGATTTACCTTATCGTATTTAGCGCATGAAGTTTTATTTGTAAATAATTTTTATTATAGCTCAAATGAAAAACAAAGAGCAAAATATTTAGACAAAGTTTTGTCCGGTGAATGGATTGCAGGAATGGGTATGACAGAGCCGGGAGCAGGTACTGACGTTCTCGGGATGTCAACTATGGCTGAAAAAAAAGGGAAGCATTATATTGTAAACGGTACAAAACAATTCATCACAAATGGGACTACAGGAAAAGTATTTTTAGTGTATTGCAAGCTATCTAAAACTTCCAGAAGAACTACTTCTTTTATTGTAGAGTCTTCTTTCAAAGGTTTTAAAGTAGGGAACAAAGAAGAGAAAATGGGAATGAGAGGATCTCCTACTTCTCAATTAATTTTTGAGGATATGGAAGTCCCCGAAGAAAATTTAGTCGGTGAAGAGAATGGTGCAATCGGGCACATGATGAGAAATTTGGAAATTGAAAGAGTCACTCTCGCTGCTCAGTCTCTCGGAATCGCAAAACGTAGCATAGATATTATGTGTGAATACTCTATTCGGCATAGAGAGGCTTTTGAAAAAAAGCTAATCGAATTCGGACAAGTTCAAAGACTCATAGCTGAGTCATACTCAGATTATTCTGCTGCAAGAGCACTCGTTTATCAAGTGGCATCAGAAATTCATCCTGAAAATAGAAATTCTCTTGGAGCTGCATCTGCGAAGTTAGTAGCTACTCAAATGGGAGAGAGGGTTTCTCGTAACGCTATCCAAGTTCTTGGCGGATATGGGTATTGCAGGGAATATCCTGTAGAGAGACTGCACAGAGACGCAATTCTTTTATCTATAGGTGGCGGTACAAATGAAGCTATGCAAAAAAATATAGCAAATGATTTGAAAGCAATTTATGGTGGGTAA
- a CDS encoding FtsQ-type POTRA domain-containing protein: protein MRHNIIDISQLFLNKRIRIYVFAISLAVFVFLFSLFFSEGQKIPTLANKLIVMGHNKLSSQEIINFLGIQPGVSFKNYDINNLEKILKGHPRIKSVSITRKSKDQLLISIVERRAKFIIRTKDHLHEIDDEFNVMSTNDIREFSIPVISGDISFQDDKIKNSVISEFITTISDSFEAYPSIHDRTSEILKNKDGEIFFYIHYPKPIKVQIGTTLDRKQIRKLYASLAYFENQNKEVNFLDLRGEDAVYH from the coding sequence ATGAGACATAATATTATTGACATTTCACAGCTATTCCTCAATAAAAGGATTAGGATTTATGTATTTGCGATTAGTCTTGCAGTTTTCGTCTTCCTATTTAGTTTATTTTTTTCGGAAGGACAGAAAATTCCAACTTTAGCAAATAAGTTGATAGTAATGGGGCACAATAAGCTAAGTTCTCAAGAAATCATAAATTTTTTAGGAATTCAGCCTGGAGTATCATTTAAAAATTATGATATTAATAATTTAGAAAAAATATTAAAGGGACATCCAAGAATTAAATCAGTGAGCATCACTCGTAAATCTAAAGACCAGTTGCTGATTTCCATTGTTGAAAGAAGAGCTAAATTTATCATTCGCACAAAAGATCATCTTCATGAAATAGACGATGAATTCAATGTAATGTCAACAAACGATATTCGAGAATTTTCTATTCCTGTTATTTCCGGTGATATTTCTTTTCAAGACGATAAAATTAAAAATTCTGTAATCAGTGAATTTATTACTACCATATCCGATTCTTTTGAAGCCTACCCTTCTATTCATGATCGCACTTCTGAAATTTTAAAAAACAAAGACGGAGAAATATTTTTTTATATTCATTATCCTAAACCCATAAAAGTACAAATCGGTACTACCCTTGATCGAAAGCAAATCAGAAAACTTTATGCTTCGTTAGCGTATTTTGAAAATCAAAACAAGGAAGTTAATTTTCTTGATCTTCGTGGAGAGGATGCGGTTTACCATTAG
- the galE gene encoding UDP-glucose 4-epimerase GalE yields the protein MRILVTGGAGYIGSHIVHELNKKNHKIIVLDNLEKGTRQNLFSQNEFILGDVGDDTLLKKIFYKNIDAVFHFAAWKAAGESMTHPEKYSLNNLNNTLKLITTMVKNGCRYFIFSSSAAVYGAPKYLPIDENHPLQPENYYGYTKLCIEENLQWYDKLKNLRYAALRYFNAAGYDPDGAIQGLEQTPANLLPIIMETANGMKKEFEIFGDDYNTMDGTCIRDYIHVSDLAHAHILSLDYISQNNTSITVNLGSESGYSVKEILSMAEEITGKKIPHKISGRRKGDPVKLLASSKKAKELLNWSPVMSDSKSLLETMWKIYKNYRQ from the coding sequence TTGAGGATTCTTGTTACAGGTGGCGCAGGTTATATCGGCAGTCATATCGTACATGAGCTGAATAAGAAAAACCACAAAATAATAGTTTTAGACAATCTTGAAAAAGGTACTCGCCAAAATTTATTTTCACAAAATGAATTTATTCTTGGAGATGTCGGTGACGACACATTACTAAAAAAAATTTTCTACAAAAATATAGACGCTGTTTTTCACTTCGCAGCATGGAAAGCGGCAGGTGAGTCTATGACTCACCCTGAAAAATATTCCTTAAATAATTTAAACAACACTCTAAAATTAATTACTACTATGGTAAAAAATGGCTGTAGGTATTTTATATTTTCTTCTTCTGCTGCAGTTTACGGAGCACCCAAATATCTTCCAATTGATGAGAACCATCCATTGCAGCCAGAAAATTATTACGGTTATACTAAACTATGTATAGAAGAAAACTTACAATGGTATGATAAACTAAAAAATTTACGTTATGCGGCATTGAGATATTTTAACGCAGCCGGTTACGATCCCGATGGCGCAATTCAAGGCTTAGAGCAAACTCCTGCAAATCTATTGCCTATTATCATGGAAACAGCTAATGGAATGAAAAAAGAATTTGAGATTTTTGGAGATGATTATAATACTATGGACGGAACTTGCATTCGAGATTATATTCATGTATCCGACTTAGCCCATGCTCATATTTTAAGTCTTGACTACATTTCACAAAATAACACTTCAATTACAGTAAACCTCGGCTCTGAAAGTGGATATTCAGTGAAAGAAATTTTATCTATGGCAGAAGAAATTACAGGAAAAAAAATTCCTCATAAAATTTCCGGAAGAAGAAAAGGAGACCCTGTGAAACTACTTGCATCTTCTAAAAAAGCAAAAGAGCTTTTAAATTGGAGTCCAGTTATGAGCGATTCAAAATCTCTACTTGAAACTATGTGGAAAATTTACAAAAATTATAGACAATAG
- a CDS encoding PilZ domain-containing protein — protein MSILKQNLPVQIVPIEDNEEGLKYQGILENLEAQYIQIKMGEDFFRFNSSDSIQVEFTMGNYNFRFDSQVLMKANPIIQVKKPSTIHKKQIRKSHRLKTDQRISFTMWTEGGRYEATMTDLSTVGIKMISEKQLQKNTLISLNVFFPGESLRFICQGLVMWCRTTQESDLFFESGVKFTTLSIETMKKVDRYIKEKIHLNKS, from the coding sequence ATGTCAATACTGAAACAAAATCTACCTGTTCAAATTGTGCCTATCGAAGATAATGAAGAAGGATTAAAATATCAAGGTATTCTAGAAAATTTAGAAGCTCAATATATTCAGATCAAGATGGGAGAAGATTTTTTTAGGTTTAATTCATCTGATAGTATTCAAGTTGAATTTACAATGGGGAATTATAATTTTCGATTTGATTCACAGGTTCTTATGAAAGCCAATCCGATCATACAAGTAAAAAAACCAAGTACAATCCATAAAAAACAAATACGAAAATCTCACAGACTAAAAACAGATCAAAGGATTTCTTTTACGATGTGGACAGAGGGTGGACGTTATGAAGCTACCATGACCGATTTGAGTACAGTTGGAATAAAAATGATCTCTGAAAAGCAATTACAAAAAAATACCTTGATTAGTTTGAATGTTTTTTTTCCGGGAGAGTCTTTGCGTTTTATTTGTCAAGGGCTTGTAATGTGGTGTCGCACAACCCAAGAAAGCGATTTGTTTTTTGAATCTGGAGTGAAATTTACAACTCTATCTATAGAGACCATGAAAAAGGTAGATAGGTATATCAAGGAAAAAATACATTTGAATAAATCGTAA
- the lpxA gene encoding acyl-ACP--UDP-N-acetylglucosamine O-acyltransferase produces the protein MKIHPTAIIDPGAELHESVEIGPYTVIEKDVKIGEGSILESSIRIYSGTKIGKFNRIFHGAALGGIPQDTSFKPETKSYLEIGDNNIFRENCVFHRGSKEGAITKIGDSNFFMNQVHVGHDCQFADEIIVVPGTVVGGYSQVMRKAFLSGLVAVHQFVRIGEYAMIAGCAKLVKDIPPYSTADGNPASVIGLNTVGLKRAGFKPEIRDEIKKVYKLIYHSKLNTSQALAEIQKADFKSAEAKSIVKFFEESDRGVTAHREVGG, from the coding sequence ATGAAGATACATCCTACAGCAATAATTGACCCGGGTGCAGAACTGCACGAGTCAGTCGAAATCGGTCCCTATACAGTTATAGAGAAAGACGTTAAAATCGGAGAAGGCAGTATTTTGGAAAGCTCTATCCGAATCTATTCTGGCACAAAAATCGGAAAATTTAACAGAATTTTTCACGGAGCTGCACTCGGTGGTATTCCGCAGGACACCAGCTTCAAACCCGAAACCAAGTCTTATTTGGAAATCGGGGACAATAATATTTTTCGTGAAAACTGCGTCTTTCATCGAGGCTCTAAAGAAGGAGCAATTACTAAAATAGGGGATTCAAACTTTTTTATGAATCAAGTTCATGTCGGTCACGATTGCCAATTTGCAGATGAAATCATTGTAGTCCCCGGAACTGTAGTTGGGGGTTACTCGCAAGTGATGAGAAAGGCATTTTTATCCGGTTTAGTTGCAGTTCATCAGTTTGTTCGTATTGGTGAATATGCAATGATTGCGGGATGTGCCAAACTCGTGAAAGATATACCTCCATACAGTACAGCCGATGGAAATCCTGCTTCGGTTATCGGACTAAATACTGTAGGGTTGAAAAGAGCTGGGTTTAAACCTGAAATCCGCGACGAAATAAAAAAAGTCTATAAGCTAATCTATCATTCAAAGTTGAACACTTCTCAAGCTTTAGCCGAAATCCAAAAGGCTGATTTTAAAAGTGCAGAAGCCAAAAGCATTGTGAAATTTTTTGAAGAAAGCGACAGAGGCGTTACTGCACACAGAGAAGTGGGTGGATGA
- a CDS encoding cation-translocating P-type ATPase has product MKSDLNESQIKEIHGLTDAEVRKNQKLHGVNELPTGKKRSPLSIVIEVFSEPMLLLLFICATIYLILGDLSEAITLTVFMFVIAIITIYQENKTEKAIDALRDLASPRALVIRDGVKKRIPGKDVVYGDVMIVAEGDRVAADCVLLWARSVKVDESLLTGESIAVDKHPQTESEYVSDNCLYAGCLIVKGEGVVKVTSIGVHTEMGKIGKSLEDVEKTETKISKETKKIVKVILLIAIVLCTLVVGIYGFFRNDWQEGILTGLTLAMGILPEEMPIVVTIFFAIGAWRMSQKKILTRKVSSLEVLGSATVLCVDKTGTLTENKMQIKKIFVGREYYDVTRKKNDPLPEEFHEIIEYGILASSKDPFDPMEKALKELGEAKLFNTEHLHESWEIEEEYAISKELLALSHAYKTSDNAAYIISAKGAPEDIMDLCHLPQSERMELGKVVDKLGSEGLRILGIAKSTYNKAELPKNQHDFDFEFLGFVGWEDPVRQGVLQAIQDSYNAGIRVIMITGDYPATAKSIASQIGLKNSNEFITGQELEKMTEIEISEKIKSVNIFCRMRPEGKLSLVKALKQDGEIVSMTGDGVNDSPALKASHIGVAMGERGTDVARESADLVVLNDDFSSIVNAVRLGRKIFDNLKKTFAYLISVHIPIAGISLIPVIFNLPKVLFPIHIVFLEMLIDPACSIVFESEDEEENLMNRNPKNPNEPLFGKRSLILSILQGLISTITVISIYIFSIYSGNSEAESRSLTFYTLVLSNLFLIFTNRHWSLTIFESLKRNNPALKWVIGSTIFFLTLTMSIPFIQEIFKFSFPKWEHLLIGLCLAFLSIIWFEIVKYISKKRGIELLRDK; this is encoded by the coding sequence ATGAAATCCGATTTAAATGAAAGTCAAATCAAAGAGATCCACGGATTAACTGATGCTGAAGTAAGAAAGAATCAAAAACTTCACGGGGTCAACGAACTTCCAACTGGAAAGAAAAGAAGTCCACTCTCTATTGTTATAGAAGTATTTTCTGAACCGATGCTTTTACTACTTTTTATTTGTGCTACAATTTATCTTATCTTGGGTGACCTTTCAGAGGCAATCACCCTAACAGTTTTCATGTTTGTAATAGCAATAATTACTATCTATCAAGAGAATAAAACAGAAAAAGCTATAGATGCGTTACGCGATCTCGCAAGCCCCAGAGCTTTAGTGATAAGAGATGGAGTAAAGAAAAGAATCCCCGGAAAAGATGTTGTGTATGGGGACGTTATGATCGTTGCAGAAGGGGATCGAGTAGCGGCAGACTGTGTTTTACTTTGGGCAAGAAGCGTGAAAGTAGATGAGTCACTTCTGACAGGAGAGTCTATTGCAGTAGATAAGCACCCTCAAACAGAAAGTGAATACGTTAGTGACAATTGCTTGTATGCGGGATGCCTTATCGTAAAAGGTGAAGGGGTCGTGAAAGTAACCTCTATCGGTGTTCATACCGAAATGGGTAAAATCGGAAAGTCTTTAGAAGATGTCGAAAAAACTGAAACTAAGATTAGTAAGGAAACCAAAAAAATTGTAAAAGTAATTTTACTTATAGCAATAGTTTTGTGTACTTTGGTAGTTGGGATTTACGGATTTTTTAGAAATGATTGGCAAGAAGGAATACTCACCGGGTTGACTCTTGCTATGGGAATTCTTCCCGAAGAAATGCCAATAGTCGTTACAATTTTTTTTGCAATCGGTGCATGGAGAATGTCACAAAAAAAAATTCTTACACGGAAAGTATCTTCACTTGAAGTCTTAGGCTCAGCTACAGTTTTGTGTGTAGATAAAACAGGAACACTCACCGAAAACAAAATGCAAATTAAAAAAATCTTTGTTGGTCGAGAGTATTATGACGTTACTCGAAAAAAAAATGACCCTCTACCGGAAGAATTTCATGAAATTATAGAGTATGGAATTTTAGCAAGTAGCAAAGACCCGTTTGATCCGATGGAGAAAGCTCTTAAAGAACTCGGAGAAGCAAAATTATTTAACACGGAACATCTTCACGAAAGCTGGGAAATTGAAGAAGAGTATGCTATTTCAAAAGAGCTTTTAGCTTTGTCTCATGCTTATAAAACTTCAGATAATGCTGCCTATATAATTTCAGCTAAAGGTGCACCAGAAGACATTATGGATCTGTGTCATCTTCCTCAAAGTGAGAGAATGGAACTTGGAAAAGTTGTAGATAAACTTGGTAGTGAAGGTTTAAGAATACTCGGTATCGCAAAATCTACTTACAACAAAGCAGAGCTACCAAAAAACCAGCACGATTTTGATTTTGAATTTTTAGGTTTTGTAGGATGGGAAGACCCTGTAAGGCAAGGAGTCCTTCAAGCTATTCAAGATTCTTACAATGCAGGGATCCGAGTAATTATGATAACAGGTGACTACCCTGCAACTGCAAAAAGTATAGCTTCTCAAATCGGACTAAAGAATTCAAATGAATTTATTACCGGGCAAGAATTAGAAAAAATGACCGAGATTGAAATTTCCGAAAAAATTAAGTCCGTGAATATTTTTTGCAGAATGAGACCGGAAGGAAAACTATCTTTAGTCAAGGCTCTTAAACAAGATGGAGAGATTGTGTCTATGACCGGGGACGGAGTAAATGATTCTCCCGCATTGAAAGCGTCTCATATCGGAGTTGCAATGGGAGAAAGAGGGACTGACGTAGCTCGTGAAAGTGCCGACTTAGTTGTATTGAACGATGATTTTTCTTCGATTGTAAACGCAGTCAGACTTGGAAGAAAAATATTTGATAATTTAAAGAAAACATTTGCCTATTTAATCAGTGTTCACATACCAATCGCTGGAATTTCTTTAATACCTGTGATATTCAATTTGCCAAAAGTACTTTTTCCTATTCATATTGTTTTTTTAGAAATGCTAATCGACCCTGCTTGCTCAATTGTTTTTGAGTCAGAAGATGAAGAAGAAAATCTAATGAATAGAAATCCCAAAAATCCAAATGAGCCTTTGTTCGGAAAGCGATCTTTGATATTGAGTATACTTCAGGGGTTGATTTCTACAATTACAGTTATTTCTATTTATATTTTTTCAATCTATTCAGGAAACTCAGAAGCCGAATCCAGAAGTTTGACTTTTTATACATTGGTTTTGTCAAATCTATTTTTGATTTTTACAAACAGACATTGGTCATTGACTATATTTGAATCATTAAAACGAAATAACCCTGCACTAAAATGGGTAATCGGCTCAACAATATTTTTCCTTACACTAACAATGTCTATTCCCTTTATTCAAGAAATTTTTAAGTTCTCATTTCCAAAATGGGAACATTTACTTATTGGTTTATGCCTTGCGTTTTTAAGTATTATATGGTTTGAAATCGTTAAATATATTTCTAAAAAAAGGGGAATCGAATTATTAAGAGATAAATAA